In the genome of Chiroxiphia lanceolata isolate bChiLan1 chromosome 29, bChiLan1.pri, whole genome shotgun sequence, one region contains:
- the PYGO2 gene encoding pygopus homolog 2: protein MAAPHAEKLEGAVPAPPPPPGPPHPAGSAAAGGPGRKQGKAGLQMKSPEKKRRKSNTQGPAYSHLSEFAPPPTPMVDHLVASNPFEDDFGAPKVGAAPAPFLGSPVPFGGFRVQGGGMSPQVPPGYSGGPQPLRRQPPPFAPGQMGPAFSMAPQNPNYVQGGGLGFAGQPFSQSLGQNFSPPMGQLMQGPVAGFGPMISPTMGQPPRGGGDMGPGPALNPPGGGPAVAQRFSQPGNLFGQSPLQRPGQNMPPLPPTASPFPGADPTFPAGGEEGGGKNPPPSTFAPEQHSGSPATVNGAQPGFAPSSTTHGTSTPDTNSLPLPPPGKAPGATSSHQPPPGLVYPCGACRNEVNDDQDAILCEASCQKWFHRECTGMTENAYGLLTTEASAVWACDFCLKTKEIQSVYIREGMGQLVAANDG from the exons ATGGCGGCCCCGCACGCAGAGAAGCTGGAGGGAGCtgtcccggccccgccgcccccgccaGGGCCCCCGCACCCCgcgggcagcgccgccgccggCGGGCCCGGCCGCAAGCAGGGGAAGGCAG GGCTGCAGATGAAGAGCCCCGAGAAGAAGCGCCGCAAGTCCAACACGCAG GGCCCCGCCTACTCGCACCTCTCGGAGTTCGCACCGCCGCCCACCCCCATGGTGGACCACCTGGTGGCCTCCAACCCCTTCGAGGATGACTTCGGAGCCCCTAAGGTGGGGGCGGCGCCCGCCCCGTTCCTGGGCAGCCCCGTCCCGTTCGGCGGGTTCCGCGTGCAGGGCGGGGGGATGTCGCCGCAGGTGCCCCCCGGCTACAGCGGGGGGCCGCAGCCCTTGCGGAGGCAACCCCCACCCTTCGCCCCCGGGCAGATGGGCCCGGCCTTCAGCATGGCCCCCCAGAACCCCAACTACGTGCAGGGCGGGGGCCTAGGCTTCGCCGGGCAGCCCTTCAGCCAGTCTCTCGGACAGAACTTCAGCCCCCCCATGGGGCAGCTCATGCAGGGCCCCGTCGCGGGCTTCGGGCCCATGATCTCCCCCACCATGGGGCAGCCCCCGCGGGGTGGGGGAGACATGGGCCCCGGGCCGGCCCTTAACCCCCCCGGAGGGGGCCCGGCGGTGGCTCAGCGCTTCAGCCAGCCTGGCAACCTCTTTGGACAGTCGCCCCTGCAGCGCCCCGGGCAGAACATGCCCCCCCTGCCACCCACCGCCAGCCCCTTCCCCGGGGCCGACCCCACCTTCCCCGCAGGCGGCGAGGAGGGGGGCGGCAAGAATCCCCCGCCCAGCACCTTCGCCCCGGAGCAGCACTCGGGCTCTCCCGCCACCGTCAACGGGGCACAGCCGGGCTTtgcccccagcagcaccacccaTGGCACCAGCACCCCCGACACCAACAGCCTCCCGCTGCCGCCCCCCGGGAAGGCCCCTGGAGCCACCTCCAGCCACCAGCCACCCCCGGGGCTTGTGTACCCATGCGGGGCCTGCCGCAATGAGGTCAACGATGACCAGGACGCCATCCTGTGCGAGGCCTCCTGCCAGAAGTGGTTCCACCGAGAGTGCACGGGCATGACAGAGAACGCCTACGGGCTGCTCACCACAGAGGCCTCGGCCGTCTGGGCCTGCGACTTCTGCCTCAAGACCAAGGAGATCCAGTCTGTCTACATCCGGGAGGGCATGGGACAGCTGGTGGCCGCCAATGATGGCTGA